From Anopheles coluzzii chromosome 3, AcolN3, whole genome shotgun sequence, the proteins below share one genomic window:
- the LOC120956387 gene encoding thioredoxin domain-containing protein 15, with the protein MKPVLLSLAFLLVVNSAVAFRFKGLEFYMQLWNGEFLESNSFGGDNVAKVAEKAEAVVEKKAPVVFVYKSGLYDYLTYWDKGMCSLDQGNDQDDSDGGRKSPLRVNCTPLEGNGTLYIITSLQDIVKGLSPHAAATNATNRNEVNNCFLMLFYTKTCIHSAMVAPHFNALARHFPDLMVTAIDAHNFHFLNAEFGIVGLPTIMLFHQGRPLVRYNGTEMTLLSLAKFVTRHTGIEPRLVNQKSGTATVLHYISDDFKGPLSNKVEHRTDYWLYVAWAFILVCLSYYFSKSTLYAQIVEMIKRNWRESAAQHG; encoded by the exons ATGAAGCCTGTGCTTCTATCTTTAG CTTTCCTGCTAGTCGTCAACAGTGCGGTAGCGTTCCGTTTCAAGGGCTTGGAGTTTTACATGCAGCTGTGGAACGGTGAATTTCTCGAGTCGAACTCCTTCGGTGGGGACAACGTTGCGAAAGTGGCCGAGAAAGCGGAGGCCGTCGTCGAAAAAAAAGCGCCCGTGGTCTTTGTCTATAAAAGCGGCCTGTACGATTACCTCACCTACTGGGACAAGGGGATGTGCTCGCTGGATCAAGGGAACGACCAGGACGATTCGGACGGTGGTCGCAAATCGCCGCTGCGCGTGAACTGTACGCCGCTGGAGGGCAACGGAACGCTGTACATCATCACCTCGCTGCAGGATATAGTGAAAGGGTTGTCACCGCACGCTGCCGCCACCAACGCGACCAACCGGAACGAGGTGAACAACTGCTTCCTGATGCTGTTCTACACCAAAACCTGCATCCACAGTGCGATGGTGGCGCCCCATTTTAACGCGCTCGCCCGCCACTTTCCCGACCTGATGGTGACCGCGATCGATGCGCACAATTTCCACTTTCTCAACGCGGAGTTCGGCATTGTCGGGCTGCCGACGATCATGCTGTTCCACCAGGGCCGACCGCTGGTGCGGTACAACGGGACGGAAATGACGCTACTGTCGCTGGCCAAGTTCGTGACGCGCCACACGGGCATCGAGCCGCGGCTGGTGAATCAGAAGAGCGGCACGGCGACGGTGCTGCACTACATATCGGACGATTTTAAGGGCCCGCTGTCGAACAAGGTGGAGCACCGGACGGACTACTGGCTGTATGTGGCGTGGGCATTCATTCTCGTCTGCCTGAGCTACTACTTCTCCAAGTCCACCCTATACGCGCAGATCGTGGAGATGATCAAACGAAACTGGCGAGAATCGGCGGCCCAGCACGGTTAG